The sequence below is a genomic window from Lepus europaeus isolate LE1 chromosome 9, mLepTim1.pri, whole genome shotgun sequence.
AAAAATCCCACTTTCCAACAGCTCAGCACAGAAATGTCACCTCTCTGCCTACAAACCTTTCCCATCCCATCTGTCACTGCTCTCCACTTTCCTGTTAGTAGGGCAGCAAAGCAGACAGTTAAGTTGCCTGTGGAGGGGTGGTGTCTGCGAGGCAGGCAGGGTAATCCTGCGGCAAGGCTGCGAACAGCACGCACACCTGTCTCTCAGCTCAAAGAACCATCATggctctccatcactctgcttacAGACCACCCCGCCATGGCACGCAGGGCCCCCATCACTGCCCCACCTTGCTAGGGCAGCCAGGCTGCATTATGGGAGAAGTCACAACAGCTGTGCCCGGTGTCCACTCTTCCTGGGCATCCACCTTCTCTTGCTTCACCTGGGGTAAGGCCACAGCCCAACTCAGGCCAGAGCACTGGGCCTCCTGCAGGAGGGAGGATGGCAGCAGACTCGGTCTCAGCTCCCTGGCACGAGAGAGGGTGGAGCTGGGAAGGGCAGGATAAGGTGGGGCCCTCACCTGCAACACAGCTTCTGTGGAAGCTGTAGCAGGGCCCGGCACCTGCACAGGACTGCTCGCGCCCTCCCGTAAAAACACAAGGTCGGTGCCAGGTGGGGGCAGCacgaagccaccacctgcttcctgcttcaTTGGGGCCTGGACATGGTCTGAACGAACTGTGTGCGTCGGCAAAGGGTGCTTCTGGATGGGGCCCAGGCGAGGCCGTCGAGCAGTGCCAGGTCTCTTCCGTCGGGGGTGAAGTGGGGGTGATCCTGCCCCATCCTCAGAccctgacccagtgctgggcaGCAGCCGCTTCTGTAATGAAAGATGGCACACTATGGCAATTGGCGGCACGAGTGACCACACCCCATTGCACTGCTCAGTGCGCGTATCTCCTGTTGGTCCCAGCGCaggatgtgtgtatgtgagtcCTGCACCAATGAGCCTGCTGGTCTCCTCTTAGCAATGCCAGCGCCACCTAGGCTCACTCACCCCAGCACAGTGTCTGCCGATCTCGAGTCAAAGCCACTGAGCAACCCACCCCCCCAGCATGCCCACCACGCCCAGGCCCAACCCAGTCTGTGCTCTGatccctcctgccccacccaccaTAGCAAACTGCAGGCACTGGCGCCAACGACACTTCTGGCGCTTCTGGTTGCTGCCTCCAAATTTGGGCTTGTCACAGCAGAAGTCACAGAGGCCACAGTCCACCCGTCGCAGGCAGGCTTCACAGGCCCCACACTTTCGGTTCTGCCGGCGGTTGGCGCAGGGCTAATGGGGAGAAACAGGTGGTCCTGTCTCCAGGCCCAGGAGAGGCCATCCTCAGCAGTACCTAGTGCACTGCTGCTCCTGGTGTGCCTGGGGGGGCGAGCAGCACACCAGACTCTGTTGACTCTCCACTCCCAACGTGTCAGCTGACCTTTGAGACCACCGGGACTGTAGCTGCTCCTTCAGTGTCAGAGGCCCTCACCTGCTACCTGGAGTTTTGATCCCCACCTCAAGCAGGAGTTTGTGATTCTACTATCTCCCATCACCACGCTGATCCTGCCTGTCCCTCCTACATAAAACCCCCAGCCAATGGACCAGCCACTCCTCTACAGACCTGTCGTCTGCTGGTCCCACAGTAgtcaccacagtgctgcctctCCGAACATCAGGCATTGTCACTGCACCTGCTGGTCCACACTCACCCTCGCCCCATGACCTGCTCACCCAACCCTAGTACTGTGCCTGTGCTTTGCTGCCCCCATCAGACCAAGAAAGAGTCCTGAGGAGTCTAGACTTATCCAGGTAGGGTGGGGCCACTCACTAGCTCGTCCTCCTCTACACAGTAATAGATGAGCTCGGCAGGTGGCGAGGGGACCAGGACTCTGGGGTGCTGCAGAGGCAAACGGGGTTGGGTCAGGGCAGGTACCGGATAAGGTTAGGGTTGTGCCTTCCCCCGCCCACTGGGGCCTCACCAGCTCTGTGGGTTCTGGAGGCTGCGACGGGAGAAGGGGAGGCAGTGGCTGGGTCCGGGAGTGCTTCCGGGGAGCTGCCTTAGAGTCACGGCCTCCCCTGCGGCGGCCACGTTTACCCTAGGAGAAAGTCAAAAAGCTGGTTGGGCCTTGATGACACCAGGCAGACACCAGGCTGCCTGGGGGTGCAGAAAGCATGCACAGGATAGGCAGGCAGAGATCGGAGCGCAGAACTCacaggagggggggcgacagtcAGGGGAGGGCGTCGCTGACATCGCTGATGGTGACGAC
It includes:
- the MBD1 gene encoding methyl-CpG-binding domain protein 1 isoform X10 — its product is MHPLLHSLPLGDGSRRQRLKTLCKDCRAQRIAFNREQRMFKRVGCGECAACQVTEDCGACSTCLLQLPQDVASGLYCKCERRRCLRIVKRSQGCGVCRGCQTQEDCGCCRVCLRPPRPGLRRQWRCIQRRCLRHLAHRLRRHHQRCQRRPPLTVAPPPGKRGRRRGGRDSKAAPRKHSRTQPLPPLLPSQPPEPTELHPRVLVPSPPAELIYYCVEEDELPCANRRQNRKCGACEACLRRVDCGLCDFCCDKPKFGGSNQKRQKCRWRQCLQFAMKRLLPSTGSGSEDGAGSPPLHPRRKRPGTARRPRLGPIQKHPLPTHTVRSDHVQAPMKQEAGGGFVLPPPGTDLVFLREGASSPVQVPGPATASTEAVLQEAQCSGLSWAVALPQVKQEKVDAQEEWTPGTAVVTSPIMQPGCPSKAVDAGLPPVKQEPPDPEEDKEEENKDDCASKSAPEEEAGGAGTPVITEIFSLGGTRFRDTAVWLPSLQGRQSGREDGCKVWETEDTLAPTSTSWDPRRWPGPLSSLSPPSASMMWVPCRRSRCPFSQS